The Brevibacillus choshinensis genome includes a region encoding these proteins:
- a CDS encoding transporter substrate-binding domain-containing protein, with the protein MKRTDNNWLTFVLSFILLVGLLVSGTAAMSAEPKKGPEVYGQVESRLDAIMKNGYIRVGTTGDYKPFSYLNPTTGEYEGHDIDLAKKLADDLGVKVVFVKTTWPTLMDDLLADKYDIAMGGITRTLERAKKAQLSHPYINFGKSPLIRMADKDKYKSLADIDQPNVKIGVNPGGTNEKFVRANLKNAQIIVFEKNLEIPGKVASGEVDVMITDSIEAKSYAKEDQRLYAPLTDQTFTKSQMGFLMPRGDFVFGNWVNVWMEEMTLKGDLEKITNKWMD; encoded by the coding sequence ATGAAACGAACTGATAATAATTGGTTAACCTTTGTGCTGTCTTTCATCCTGCTTGTCGGCTTGCTCGTTTCCGGCACTGCTGCCATGTCTGCGGAACCAAAGAAAGGTCCGGAAGTGTATGGGCAAGTTGAATCCCGACTCGATGCGATTATGAAAAATGGCTACATCCGTGTAGGGACGACGGGAGATTACAAACCTTTTTCATACTTAAATCCGACAACAGGCGAGTATGAAGGACACGATATCGATTTGGCGAAAAAACTGGCGGACGATCTGGGTGTCAAAGTGGTCTTTGTCAAGACGACATGGCCAACACTGATGGATGATCTGCTGGCCGACAAGTATGACATTGCCATGGGAGGCATCACTCGTACCCTTGAGCGCGCAAAAAAAGCTCAGCTCTCCCATCCGTATATCAATTTTGGAAAATCTCCACTGATTCGAATGGCTGACAAGGACAAATATAAAAGCTTGGCAGATATCGACCAGCCAAACGTGAAAATTGGAGTCAATCCAGGAGGTACAAACGAAAAATTTGTCAGAGCAAACTTGAAAAACGCGCAGATTATCGTATTCGAGAAGAATCTGGAGATTCCCGGAAAAGTGGCCTCTGGAGAAGTTGATGTAATGATCACCGACAGTATCGAAGCGAAATCGTATGCGAAAGAGGACCAACGGCTCTACGCCCCGCTGACCGACCAGACGTTTACAAAGAGCCAAATGGGATTTTTAATGCCTCGCGGGGACTTTGTCTTCGGCAATTGGGTCAATGTGTGGATGGAAGAAATGACCCTCAAAGGGGATTTGGAGAAAATAACGAATAAGTGGATGGATTAA
- a CDS encoding AzlD domain-containing protein: MEVRWDVMLIILGTAVVTFLPRVLPLMLLSRMALPEWGVRWLSHVPISVMAALVGQELFLHEGKWAPLATNVELLAAIPTFLVAIKTRSLLGTVVAGMVTIMLLRYWVA, from the coding sequence ATGGAAGTAAGATGGGACGTCATGTTGATTATACTAGGTACAGCTGTCGTGACATTCCTCCCAAGAGTGCTGCCCCTGATGCTGCTTAGCCGAATGGCCCTACCAGAATGGGGAGTACGCTGGTTGAGTCATGTCCCGATCTCCGTAATGGCTGCGTTGGTCGGGCAGGAGCTGTTTTTGCACGAAGGAAAATGGGCTCCCTTGGCAACGAACGTAGAATTGTTGGCTGCCATCCCGACATTCCTGGTAGCAATCAAGACGCGCAGCTTATTGGGGACGGTAGTGGCTGGCATGGTCACGATCATGCTATTGCGTTATTGGGTTGCGTAG
- a CDS encoding AzlC family ABC transporter permease: protein MREQDIRLKADAAIEREDTFLQGVKDCIPTLLGYLSIGLAAGVVEKTAGLSVAEIALMSICLYAGSAQFIAAGMMAANGSASAIIITIFFVNLRHILLSAALSPYFRHLTPVRNMLIGSLLTDETFGVAINEAAKRKRISERWMHGLNITAYLNWILANIAGAYFGQWIVDPEKFGLDFALPAMFIGLLVLSMVSRKKWRLDVVVGISAVVIAVGASLVLGGNVGVIAATVIASTIGMVIEKWK, encoded by the coding sequence GTGAGGGAGCAAGACATACGTCTGAAGGCAGATGCGGCAATCGAGAGAGAAGATACCTTTCTCCAGGGAGTAAAGGACTGCATTCCGACATTATTGGGGTATTTGAGCATTGGATTGGCTGCAGGGGTCGTGGAAAAGACAGCGGGCCTCAGCGTGGCTGAAATCGCGCTGATGTCGATTTGTTTATATGCGGGCTCTGCCCAATTCATTGCGGCTGGCATGATGGCTGCAAATGGATCGGCATCTGCGATCATCATCACGATTTTCTTCGTCAACCTGAGACATATCCTGCTCAGTGCGGCTTTATCGCCTTACTTTCGGCATCTGACGCCTGTACGAAACATGCTGATCGGATCGTTACTGACAGATGAGACATTCGGTGTCGCCATCAACGAAGCGGCGAAGCGCAAGCGCATTAGTGAAAGATGGATGCACGGTTTGAATATTACGGCTTACCTCAATTGGATTCTCGCGAACATTGCTGGGGCGTATTTTGGACAGTGGATTGTGGATCCGGAGAAGTTCGGTCTGGACTTTGCGTTGCCTGCCATGTTTATTGGGTTGCTGGTACTCTCCATGGTTAGCCGAAAGAAATGGCGGCTGGATGTGGTAGTAGGGATCAGCGCAGTCGTGATTGCTGTAGGAGCCTCACTCGTCCTTGGCGGAAATGTCGGGGTCATCGCGGCGACTGTGATTGCCTCAACGATAGGGATGGTGATAGAAAAATGGAAGTAA
- a CDS encoding TrmB family transcriptional regulator, translating to MEEIYRELQKLGFSQYECKAYIGLLKNHPITGYEISKRSGVPRSMIYEVVGKLVDKGAVYTVPSEPVTYAPLPAKELISRQRKQFEQSFDYLEQELSALESEREVDVIRRIDGDELVIAEMVEMIGKARSELWLSIWEPQVPFIQNGIDARIKEGIDVFSVLFGEEKTQIGITFHHDYMSPEVAQERMGGRLTIVARDQEEVLIANFGPGTSTWAVKTQDPALVLVAIEYIRHDIMFAEVTKELGPEKVEALWRNKADLFHVVTGKRFKG from the coding sequence ATGGAAGAAATCTATAGAGAGCTGCAGAAGCTGGGTTTTTCTCAATACGAGTGCAAAGCATATATAGGACTTCTAAAGAATCATCCGATCACGGGTTATGAAATCAGCAAGAGATCGGGAGTGCCGCGTTCGATGATTTATGAGGTAGTCGGGAAGCTAGTCGATAAGGGGGCCGTTTATACGGTACCGTCCGAACCTGTGACATATGCGCCGTTGCCGGCCAAAGAGCTAATTTCCCGGCAACGCAAGCAGTTTGAACAATCGTTTGATTATCTGGAGCAAGAGCTCTCAGCGCTAGAAAGTGAGCGCGAAGTCGATGTCATCCGACGAATTGACGGGGATGAGCTCGTGATTGCTGAAATGGTGGAGATGATCGGGAAAGCAAGATCAGAGCTCTGGTTGTCCATCTGGGAACCCCAGGTACCTTTTATTCAAAATGGAATCGATGCTCGCATCAAAGAAGGGATCGATGTTTTTTCTGTCCTTTTCGGCGAGGAAAAAACACAAATAGGAATCACCTTTCATCACGATTACATGTCTCCGGAAGTAGCTCAGGAGCGCATGGGCGGCCGACTGACGATTGTGGCTCGTGATCAGGAAGAAGTGCTGATCGCAAACTTTGGTCCTGGCACGAGTACGTGGGCTGTGAAAACACAGGATCCTGCTCTGGTATTGGTGGCGATTGAATATATCAGGCACGACATTATGTTTGCGGAAGTGACCAAAGAGCTAGGCCCTGAGAAAGTGGAAGCCCTTTGGAGAAATAAAGCGGATCTTTTTCATGTGGTAACGGGCAAACGATTCAAGGGATAG
- a CDS encoding HesB/YadR/YfhF family protein has product MNLTVTSAAVDWFRQEWGCVPGDSIRFFVRYGGVSTVQDSFSMGIAKEQPNEIGISTVVDGITFYMEKDELWYMNGQGLTVDYLAATDEVDFKLT; this is encoded by the coding sequence ATGAATCTGACAGTGACTTCTGCTGCAGTCGATTGGTTTCGTCAAGAGTGGGGCTGCGTTCCGGGAGACAGTATTCGTTTCTTTGTCCGCTATGGCGGAGTGAGCACCGTGCAGGACTCCTTTTCCATGGGAATTGCCAAGGAACAGCCAAATGAAATAGGGATCTCTACCGTGGTGGATGGCATCACTTTTTATATGGAGAAGGATGAGCTGTGGTACATGAACGGACAAGGATTGACCGTTGATTACTTGGCAGCGACGGACGAGGTCGATTTTAAACTGACCTAA
- a CDS encoding sensor histidine kinase, which produces MFQKTRIRLVTLNVIVVFLLLNGLGSAVYFTMKYRLYSQVDRELTKVAQRLTIDPLPRLQRINEDPFPYNRSERKKFNELDRRYALIAWDGLGQVIGTVFGDRLEPEDLSKFRHINKPDGIDTMSIDGQVYRVQTVTMPKKVVIGDHIQIAMQYQVVYNLAPEQNMLSSLLYVVAIGDAVSIVIAVVAGLFLARRALVPIQVSWEKQQQFIADASHELRTPLTAILVNLERLFRYPDHTIERESEKIMIGMQEARRLSKLVSDLLTLARSDSNELQIMNQRLRLDELVLKCTQVFSQMAIVKEVSLETNIEQPLEIIGDEERLHQLLVILLDNALKYTNEGGKIFVSCKREGQRVAVMIRDTGIGIPKEDIPFLFDRFFRVDKMRSRQTEGTGLGLSIAKWIVDAHHGKIQVSSEEGVGTSFLLNLPLKQ; this is translated from the coding sequence ATGTTTCAAAAAACCCGGATTCGCCTGGTGACCTTGAACGTCATCGTCGTATTCTTACTGCTGAACGGTCTGGGTAGCGCGGTTTACTTTACCATGAAGTATCGACTGTATTCCCAAGTGGACCGTGAGCTGACAAAAGTAGCGCAGCGATTGACGATTGATCCTCTGCCACGTCTTCAGCGGATCAATGAGGACCCTTTTCCATACAACCGCAGTGAGCGCAAGAAATTTAACGAACTGGACCGCAGATATGCCCTGATCGCCTGGGATGGACTCGGGCAAGTCATTGGTACGGTATTTGGAGACCGACTGGAGCCGGAGGATTTGTCCAAGTTCCGGCATATCAACAAGCCGGATGGGATCGATACCATGTCGATTGACGGTCAAGTCTATCGGGTGCAGACCGTCACTATGCCGAAAAAGGTGGTCATCGGTGATCATATCCAGATCGCCATGCAATATCAAGTCGTATACAATTTGGCGCCTGAGCAGAACATGCTGAGCAGCTTACTGTATGTTGTAGCGATTGGGGATGCCGTCAGTATCGTCATTGCGGTGGTGGCAGGCCTCTTTCTCGCCAGAAGGGCACTCGTCCCGATCCAGGTCTCCTGGGAAAAACAGCAGCAATTCATTGCGGATGCGTCCCATGAGCTGCGTACGCCTCTGACAGCTATTCTAGTGAATCTCGAGCGCTTGTTTCGCTATCCCGATCATACGATTGAACGGGAGAGCGAAAAAATCATGATCGGGATGCAGGAGGCGCGCCGTCTGAGCAAGCTGGTGTCCGATTTGCTGACACTGGCACGCAGCGATTCGAATGAACTCCAAATCATGAATCAAAGGCTTCGGCTAGACGAGCTGGTACTCAAATGCACCCAGGTGTTTTCACAGATGGCAATCGTCAAGGAAGTCAGCCTGGAGACAAACATTGAGCAGCCGCTGGAAATCATCGGTGATGAAGAACGTCTACACCAGCTGTTGGTCATCCTGCTGGACAATGCGTTGAAATACACAAATGAAGGCGGCAAGATCTTTGTATCATGCAAGCGCGAGGGACAACGAGTGGCGGTCATGATCAGGGACACCGGGATCGGCATTCCCAAAGAGGACATTCCCTTTTTGTTCGATCGCTTCTTCCGCGTAGACAAGATGAGGTCAAGGCAAACAGAAGGGACAGGCTTGGGATTGTCCATCGCCAAATGGATCGTGGATGCACATCATGGCAAGATCCAGGTGAGCAGTGAAGAAGGAGTGGGGACGAGTTTTTTACTCAACCTGCCATTAAAGCAATAG
- a CDS encoding response regulator transcription factor — protein sequence MLILAVEDEQALLQTIAGVLTDEGYQVDIAERGDDGLLLAQRGIYDLLVLDIMMPGMDGLTLVKTLRAKGITTPVLFLTAKDSVKSRVEGLDAGADDYLVKPFAAEELTARARALLRRNGKTGTEGEMSYGPLSLKVNEYDGFIDDEPMKLTTKEYELLKYFLQNREQILTRQQIFDRVWGIDSDANYGVVDLYVHYLRKKLGPYESFIRTIRNVGYILKREER from the coding sequence ATGCTGATTCTTGCAGTGGAGGATGAACAAGCTCTGCTTCAGACGATCGCTGGAGTCTTGACGGATGAAGGCTATCAAGTGGACATTGCTGAGCGTGGAGACGACGGACTTTTGCTGGCGCAACGGGGAATCTACGACTTACTGGTGCTCGATATCATGATGCCAGGCATGGATGGACTGACACTGGTCAAAACACTTCGCGCCAAAGGAATTACGACGCCCGTGTTGTTTTTGACGGCAAAGGACAGTGTGAAGTCACGCGTGGAAGGCTTGGATGCCGGTGCGGACGACTACTTGGTCAAACCATTTGCTGCAGAAGAGCTGACAGCCCGAGCACGAGCCCTATTACGCCGTAACGGAAAGACAGGAACAGAGGGGGAGATGTCATACGGCCCTCTCTCTCTGAAAGTAAATGAATACGACGGCTTCATCGACGACGAACCTATGAAGCTGACCACAAAGGAATACGAGCTGCTCAAATACTTTCTGCAAAACCGAGAACAGATCCTGACCCGCCAACAAATTTTTGATCGGGTGTGGGGGATCGATTCAGACGCCAATTACGGGGTAGTCGATCTGTACGTTCACTATTTGAGGAAGAAACTGGGTCCCTATGAGAGCTTTATCCGCACGATCCGCAACGTGGGCTACATTTTGAAAAGGGAAGAGCGATAA
- a CDS encoding efflux RND transporter permease subunit, with translation MHISERAIRRPVTVMMGVLIVIILGIMSLSRIPIDLYPKIEIPTIAVITSYSGVGPEEMENLVTKPVEQAVSSVAGIKSVTSTSREGSSMVIVEFSYGTDLDKAVTEVTQKVERAKRSLPDDVDSPTVARMDPNSTAVLTLAVSADMGADQLKSFVQDQMAPSLERINGVASVSVSGGLDREIKIVVDQSKLEQYGISLSDISQQLKSQNLDSSGGNITEGGVSYTVRSLGKFKSVDDIRKVSIPMKDGSRIFLEDLALIQDGFKEVSIENTMNNQTTVTMSIMKQSGTNTVAVVDDLYAELDRQRASMPQSMSVMALSDQSSFIRASIDTLVHDTLIGGALAILIILLFLKSASNTVIIATAIPISVISTFTLMFFADMSINIMSLGGLTLGIGMIVDDAIVVLENIHRHRETGLSIKESAVKGTKEVAMPVIAATLTTVAVFFPIVFVEGVTAQLFRDLGVTVSFSLLASLIVSLTVTPMLTSKWTMSHKKAALKAAEHAEKRNDSRGLAFYRRILNWSLHHRKSVLAIGLASLVAGVGLIPFIGSEFMPTSDQGQINVSISMPNGTELEKTKEAVTQAEAILATIPEVKTIFTALGSTNATRGNSASTSAGSFLLILSDKSERHRTTAEVTDEIRQKLNRFPGARLRVSEAGGATLPGMGGGGGQFGGSAPISYAIRGNDEDTLKEVAESLTAAIGEVQGVREADNNLEESRPEIQVKLDRVRAADLGVTQSLISSTIQTALKDQVATKYETAGTEVDVTLSLSDGQVSSMQEIGNLLLTTPKGELIQIKDVADVVMANGPQAIQRYNQTRVVNVTASTAPGQDLGTVTTAIDQVLATYPIPPGYTIEKQGQNQQMDESTKSMLIAFGLAIVLVYIILAAQFESMVYPLSIMLSVPLSIFGATFSLWVTGRPVSVPAFIGLILLAGLVVRNAIVLIDFTNILRREGMDRTEALLTAGPVRLRPILMTTFCTVLALLPLALGLGEGAESQAPMATVVIGGLLFSTMLTLVVIPVVYAMLDDITIRLKKVVRITLPFRKPKTVGIEK, from the coding sequence ATGCATATATCGGAACGCGCCATTCGTCGTCCCGTCACAGTAATGATGGGAGTCCTCATCGTGATTATTTTGGGAATCATGTCATTGAGCCGGATTCCTATCGACCTGTATCCAAAGATTGAAATACCGACCATTGCGGTCATTACCAGCTATTCGGGGGTAGGTCCCGAAGAGATGGAGAATCTCGTCACGAAGCCGGTGGAGCAAGCCGTCTCCTCAGTAGCTGGTATCAAGTCAGTGACGTCCACGTCCAGGGAAGGCTCCTCGATGGTCATTGTTGAGTTTTCCTACGGTACCGACCTAGATAAGGCGGTTACGGAGGTTACCCAAAAGGTCGAGCGTGCGAAGCGCTCCCTTCCGGATGATGTAGATTCCCCAACCGTTGCTCGTATGGACCCGAATAGCACAGCGGTGCTGACGTTGGCTGTTTCGGCAGACATGGGAGCCGACCAATTGAAAAGCTTTGTACAAGACCAGATGGCACCATCGCTCGAACGGATCAATGGTGTCGCATCTGTATCCGTTTCCGGTGGTTTGGACAGGGAAATCAAGATCGTGGTCGACCAGAGCAAGCTAGAACAGTACGGTATTTCGCTCTCGGATATCAGTCAGCAGTTGAAGAGTCAGAACCTCGACTCGTCCGGGGGAAATATCACGGAAGGCGGCGTATCTTACACCGTCCGTTCCTTGGGAAAATTCAAGTCGGTGGATGACATTCGCAAGGTTTCTATTCCTATGAAGGACGGAAGCCGGATTTTCCTCGAAGATTTGGCACTCATCCAGGATGGCTTTAAAGAAGTATCGATTGAGAACACCATGAACAACCAGACAACTGTCACGATGTCGATCATGAAGCAGTCCGGTACCAACACGGTTGCTGTCGTCGATGATCTGTATGCGGAGCTGGACAGACAAAGGGCAAGTATGCCGCAGTCGATGTCCGTCATGGCACTCTCCGATCAGTCCTCGTTCATTCGAGCGTCGATCGATACACTCGTGCATGACACCCTCATTGGTGGGGCGCTCGCGATTCTGATCATTCTGCTCTTCCTGAAGAGCGCGAGCAACACGGTCATTATCGCGACGGCGATACCGATCTCTGTCATTTCCACGTTTACGCTCATGTTCTTCGCCGACATGTCGATTAACATCATGAGCTTGGGTGGACTGACGCTGGGGATCGGGATGATCGTCGATGACGCGATTGTCGTATTGGAGAATATCCACCGTCATCGCGAGACAGGTTTGTCCATTAAAGAGTCGGCAGTCAAAGGGACAAAGGAAGTGGCGATGCCGGTTATTGCCGCTACCTTGACGACAGTCGCTGTTTTCTTCCCGATTGTATTCGTGGAAGGTGTCACGGCTCAGCTGTTCAGGGACTTGGGCGTCACGGTATCCTTCTCCCTGCTCGCATCGCTGATCGTTTCGTTGACGGTTACACCGATGCTGACTTCCAAATGGACGATGTCACACAAAAAAGCAGCGTTGAAAGCCGCCGAGCACGCAGAGAAGCGAAATGACTCGCGAGGTTTGGCTTTTTACAGACGCATTCTCAACTGGTCCCTGCATCACCGCAAATCGGTCCTGGCGATTGGACTAGCCTCGCTGGTAGCAGGTGTAGGTCTGATTCCGTTTATTGGTTCTGAGTTTATGCCGACATCCGACCAGGGCCAAATCAACGTTTCCATTTCCATGCCGAACGGGACCGAGCTGGAAAAAACGAAAGAAGCAGTCACGCAGGCAGAGGCCATTTTGGCTACGATTCCAGAAGTGAAGACCATCTTTACAGCGTTGGGTTCCACCAATGCGACGCGCGGCAACTCTGCCTCCACTTCAGCCGGATCGTTCTTGTTGATTCTTTCTGACAAGTCAGAGCGCCATCGTACAACGGCAGAAGTTACTGACGAGATCAGGCAAAAGCTGAACCGCTTCCCGGGAGCAAGGCTTCGGGTAAGTGAAGCCGGTGGCGCGACATTGCCAGGTATGGGTGGTGGCGGCGGACAATTCGGTGGATCTGCACCGATTTCCTACGCGATTCGCGGAAATGATGAAGATACATTGAAGGAAGTAGCGGAAAGCCTGACAGCAGCAATTGGCGAGGTTCAAGGTGTCCGTGAAGCGGACAACAACCTCGAGGAGTCCCGCCCGGAAATTCAGGTCAAACTGGATCGTGTACGTGCGGCTGATTTGGGCGTAACACAAAGCCTCATTTCCAGCACGATTCAGACGGCATTGAAGGATCAAGTAGCGACCAAATACGAAACAGCAGGGACGGAAGTGGACGTTACGCTCAGCCTTAGTGATGGGCAAGTGAGCAGCATGCAGGAAATCGGGAATCTGTTGTTGACGACACCAAAAGGTGAGCTGATTCAGATCAAGGATGTAGCCGATGTCGTGATGGCAAATGGCCCACAAGCGATCCAACGCTACAATCAGACTCGAGTAGTCAACGTCACGGCATCGACGGCTCCTGGTCAAGACCTGGGTACCGTCACAACCGCGATTGATCAAGTCCTGGCGACCTATCCGATACCGCCGGGGTATACCATTGAAAAGCAAGGGCAAAATCAGCAAATGGATGAATCGACCAAGAGTATGCTGATTGCCTTTGGACTGGCGATTGTACTCGTCTACATCATCCTGGCAGCACAATTTGAGTCGATGGTGTATCCGCTCTCGATCATGCTGTCCGTTCCTTTGTCCATCTTTGGGGCGACATTTAGCCTCTGGGTAACGGGAAGGCCAGTCAGTGTTCCTGCCTTTATTGGACTCATCCTGTTGGCTGGACTGGTTGTGCGTAATGCGATCGTACTGATCGACTTTACCAATATTTTGCGAAGAGAAGGTATGGATCGTACGGAGGCTCTGCTCACCGCAGGTCCAGTACGTCTACGTCCGATTTTAATGACGACATTTTGTACCGTATTGGCGTTGCTGCCATTAGCCTTGGGCTTGGGTGAAGGTGCAGAAAGCCAAGCACCTATGGCGACTGTGGTTATTGGTGGATTGCTCTTTTCGACCATGCTGACGCTCGTTGTGATTCCAGTCGTTTATGCTATGCTGGATGATATCACGATCCGATTGAAAAAAGTGGTACGCATCACATTGCCATTTCGTAAGCCAAAAACGGTAGGCATCGAAAAATAA
- a CDS encoding efflux RND transporter periplasmic adaptor subunit: protein MNRTIRNITMGLLVLAVVSGCSSNPENSNRRNSQAARAVPVEVKKAVQEEFAVQMSLSGRLEAIQQVEVPSKATGRVQQLLVKVGDQVKSGQPLVVLDGEELRIQMQKAQASMMSAKARYTEATEGTEAEVLAQTANSLADLQNKANAAKVDLDRAQKLFNEGAISTAEVEKARLALASAQTNLENQKQKAQQEKKGPTQASLDSATATLKQSEADYALSQLNVSNLTIKSPIDGVIGALTATVGENVSNNAVIAQVINISTMKVTAKASEGQVGQFEPGQSVSVKIPSANMTVNGKITSVSPMADTSKSYPIEIEVANTDLRVKAGMVASVEVKGNPHKVIIVPREAVITKAQSSYVFVVEGDKAKQVTVTTGESDGTKIEILTGLQGGESVVVQGQNTLTANATVAVIDPNQAKNAAGKKSGNHGQGNGAGWQGGQGGQGSKGGQATPGGQSNPAGQPNSTGNPEPSAAPKG, encoded by the coding sequence GTGAATCGAACGATTCGTAACATCACCATGGGCCTATTGGTTCTGGCTGTGGTGAGTGGGTGCTCAAGTAATCCTGAAAATTCGAACAGGAGAAATAGCCAGGCTGCCAGAGCTGTACCTGTTGAAGTGAAAAAAGCAGTGCAAGAGGAATTTGCGGTACAAATGTCGCTCTCGGGACGACTGGAAGCGATCCAACAGGTGGAGGTACCTTCGAAGGCAACTGGACGCGTGCAGCAGCTGCTCGTAAAAGTAGGTGACCAAGTAAAGAGTGGACAACCTCTGGTAGTCTTGGACGGCGAAGAGCTGCGAATCCAAATGCAAAAGGCCCAAGCCTCCATGATGTCAGCCAAGGCAAGATATACGGAAGCGACCGAGGGAACAGAGGCAGAGGTACTGGCTCAGACTGCCAACTCCTTAGCTGATCTCCAAAATAAGGCGAACGCAGCAAAAGTAGATTTAGATCGTGCGCAAAAATTATTTAATGAAGGAGCTATTTCTACAGCAGAAGTGGAGAAAGCTCGCTTGGCTTTGGCTTCTGCTCAGACGAACTTGGAGAACCAAAAGCAAAAGGCACAACAAGAGAAAAAGGGGCCGACACAGGCGTCCCTGGATTCAGCTACCGCGACTTTGAAGCAGTCTGAAGCAGATTATGCGCTGTCTCAATTGAACGTATCAAACCTGACGATCAAGTCCCCTATTGATGGTGTCATCGGCGCACTCACAGCCACCGTAGGGGAAAATGTATCAAACAACGCAGTCATCGCTCAAGTCATTAACATTTCTACGATGAAAGTAACAGCCAAGGCGAGTGAAGGTCAGGTCGGCCAATTTGAGCCGGGACAAAGCGTCTCGGTAAAGATTCCATCGGCGAATATGACTGTGAATGGAAAAATTACGTCCGTGAGTCCGATGGCAGATACAAGCAAATCGTATCCTATCGAAATCGAGGTTGCGAATACGGATCTGCGCGTAAAAGCAGGTATGGTTGCCTCTGTAGAAGTCAAAGGAAATCCGCATAAAGTGATCATCGTGCCACGCGAAGCTGTCATCACGAAGGCGCAGAGCTCGTACGTTTTCGTAGTCGAAGGTGATAAGGCAAAGCAAGTGACTGTCACTACGGGTGAATCTGATGGAACGAAGATCGAGATTCTAACCGGATTGCAAGGTGGGGAGTCTGTCGTTGTGCAAGGGCAAAATACGTTGACTGCCAATGCCACGGTAGCCGTAATTGATCCGAATCAGGCAAAAAATGCAGCGGGCAAAAAGTCTGGAAATCACGGACAAGGCAATGGCGCCGGTTGGCAAGGCGGCCAGGGTGGCCAAGGTAGTAAAGGCGGACAAGCCACCCCAGGTGGCCAATCCAATCCAGCAGGACAACCAAACAGTACAGGGAACCCCGAGCCTTCGGCAGCCCCAAAAGGATAG